A genomic stretch from Helianthus annuus cultivar XRQ/B chromosome 1, HanXRQr2.0-SUNRISE, whole genome shotgun sequence includes:
- the LOC110893335 gene encoding protein FAM98B-like, giving the protein MAVAELKAKAEAGIITMTLSGKPEDLKRFQVTQGKSASAEIVSGVSWASAMASLNYIANKIPLWIRRKPPPVPEVSKEKPNGVKTNGGAVGGNGGGGGAKENGNGGAGGGKEGGNGGAVGGNGGEGGDNGGGE; this is encoded by the coding sequence ATGGCGGTGGCGGAGCTTAAAGCAAAAGCTGAAGCCGGAATAATCACCATGACATTGAGCGGTAAACCTGAGGATTTGAAGAGGTTTCAAGTCACCCAGGGAAAGTCAGCATCTGCCGAAATTGTTTCCGGTGTATCGTGGGCGAGTGCTATGGCCTCTTTGAATTACATCGCTAACAAGATCCCTTTATGGATCCGCCGCAAGCCCCCTCCAGTGCCCGAAGTCAGCAAAGAAAAACCCAATGGGGTTAAAACCAATGGTGGGGCTGTAGGGGGAaacggtggtggtggaggtgccAAAGAAAATGGTAACGGTGGTGCGGGAGGTGGAAAAGAAGGTGGGAACGGTGGAGCGGTAGGGGGCAATGGTGGTGAGGGAGGCGACAATGGTGGTGGGGAATAG
- the LOC110867046 gene encoding cytosolic sulfotransferase 15 — MSFVTTPGLEDYQEEANLALIFDKYKDKFTTFPKEKGWMTEELYKYQGFWHQSKNVVSVETVMATQDTFQAFPTDIYLATLPKSGTTWLKALVFATVNRNMYKNKPLSAHPLQTSNPHNCLPFVECEVLKTSPTYVDAYLPRLFATHMPYTSLPQSILDSRCRIVYMCRKPKDVLFSLFHFANKLRGKSHIVMTFEEAFEMFTKGVIPNGPYWDHVKGYYKISLEQPTKIMFLTYEDMKMDTPKYLRRLAKFLGYPFTEEEEAKGKEKLETGGNI, encoded by the exons ATGTCATTTGTAACTACACCTGGTTTAGAAGACTATCAAGAAGAGGCCAATCTGGCCCTGATCTTTGATAAATACAAGGATAAATTCACAACTTTCCCAAAAGAGAAAGGTTGGATGACCGAAGAGCTATACAAGTATCAAGGCTTTTGGCACCAATCGAAAAACGTTGTCTCAGTTGAAACTGTGATGGCTACACAAGACACTTTCCAAGCTTTTCCAACCGACATCTACTTAGCCACACTTCCGAAATCAGGCACAACATGGCTAAAAGCCCTTGTGTTTGCTACCGTGAACAGAAACATGTACAAAAACAAGCCTCTATCGGCCCACCCGCTACAAACTTCTAACCCTCATAATTGTTTGCCTTTTGTTGAGTGTGAAGTTTTAAAAACTAGCCCTACTTATGTTGATGCATATTTACCCCGTCTCTTTGCTACCCATATGCCTTACACTTCATTGCCCCAATCCATTCTTGATTCTCGTTGTCGCATAGTTTATATGTGTAGAAAACCTAAAGATGTGTTATTCTCTTTGTTTCACTTTGCAAATAAGTTGAGAGGAAAATCTCATATTGTAATGACATTCGAGGAGGCTTTTGAGATGTTTACTAAAGGTGTTATACCAAATGGACCATATTGGGATCATGTGAAAGGGTACTACAAAATCAGTTTGGAACAACCAACAAAGATTATGTTTTTAACATATGAGGACATGAAAATGGACACACCAAAGTATTTGAGGCGCCTCGCAAAGTTCTTGGGATACCCTTTCACAGAGGAGGAAGAGGCCAAAG GGAAGGAAAAGTTGGAGACTGGAGGAAACATCTAA